The following nucleotide sequence is from Penicillium digitatum chromosome 5, complete sequence.
GATAAGAAGAAGTTGAGTAGGCCAGCAATATCCATGAAACCATCAGATGCAAGGAATCCTGAAGACTTCAACGTTTCCCATTTATGGTCTTCTCGGTTAGTCACATCGCCCATCCCACTAGCTGTTTAAAACTTGGTGAAACGCCAATGAAGTTCCAGAAGTTCTCTAGAGGGGAGGGGAATTCCTGTGATGCTTTTCGCAAGACATTTTTTGGGTTGGCGACATGGGGCTTGTATAAGGAGTCAAAATAGTTGGTATGTCTTGACGTTGTAACTATTTGGGGCATTCCATTTAGATTAATTAGGATAGTGAAAGCTACTTACGAGTAGAATCCATCTCACTAATGGGTGTAGTAAAgatcaaattttttttttttttttttcaaaaattcCAATGCACCATTGAACACACACACTAAGGCCATTTTCCGGTTGGTCAACTTGGGAGGGTCTGATGATCGACCTCGTTGCTGGAAAAAGCGAGGATGTTCCATCTTCGGGCCGCAGCTGGACCAGCGATCTTGCCTGTATCAGTGAAAGCTTACATTATCATGGGAAAGGCTGACCCGGAGAATAGGGCTCGGTAAGCGTTTGCTCTAGAGTAGCGACTTGGTATTCTCGTTTTGACGCTGGCGAGGATAGGGCCTCGGACAGTAGACACTTCACTATAACGGTGCTAGCAAGTCCATGATTTTGATGTGCACACAGTAGGTACATCCATCTTTATAGACATTGGGGGGTGAATCACCCTGAGGTTCAAGTAATTTGATTGGATGGGAAGGTGAAAGGGGACGGGAGTGTCAAATGTGGATCGCTGCAGATCAGTAGATCACGTAaccatgtacggagtagttaaCTAACTAGGCAATTTCCACTTACCTACAGTTTCGACATGGGTAGTTTACGAATCCATCGTATGCTTTGCTATCTCGGAATCAAGAAAGCGGTTAAGAATCTACAAAAAACGCACATTGGAATTCAAATTTCAGATCTCAAATGTCATTATCATCGTAACTTAAAAAGATATCACAAAATCATGTTTGAAGAAGCCAGTGATCCCAACTTTGTCgcagaaaaaagaaaaaaaaaagaaaaaaaaaaggatctgAATAGAAGAACTGTAGTTTAAAGCTCCTCACGCAGTCTTTCCGTGTGCTCGGAGACCTTCTTCTGAACCTTTTCAGCAGCTTCAGTGCCTTGGGCGCGGCCGCTGGCAGCGCCGATCTTCAACTGATCCACAGCCCACTGCAAAGTATCCATGATCTTGGCGTAAATGGTAGCTTGGGGGCTTGTGGTGCCGTACTTAAAATACTGAGCGTTGCGCCGGGCTGCAGCTCGGAGCTCATTGATACTCGAGCCCTGGTAGGTAGGAATACCGTAGTTGTCCAAGTATCTCTTGAGCTCGGATTGCGACCATTGATCGAAAGTGGCATCCTTAGCTGTTTCAGTCGCCTGCGCGAGAGCAGCAGTTGCAGAGGCGTACTGTGCCCCGCCAGCCATGGAAGCCTTGGCGTAGGAGTCTTGGGCACTCTTGATAAGCTCTTCGCGTGAGGCATCAGCCTGCTGGGCAGCCTTGTGATTCACCGAAGACAGGTATTTGCTAAAGAGGTTAACCAAGGATGTCTTAGCCAACAGACAGGTACGTACTTACACCAGATGTTCTTTATCCCAAGTATCAAAGTTGTACAGGTTCCATCCACCGGCAGCCTTGTGGGCGCTGGCGCGGACCTTAGCAACGAGTTCATCCCGCTTGCCATTCTGAGGGACGGGAATGTTTCGGGCATCAAGGAACGCCTTCAGGCGGGATTCCGACCAGCCATTCAGCGCAGTCTCAAAAGCATCCTCGATCTTCAGCTTGGCATAATCGGTAGCGCTTGCATATTCATTCCCAGCTTTGGTGGTAGCAGCACCAAACGCACCTTCCACAGCGGAAGAGGCACTTGACACCTGACCGGAAAGATAGTGACGGTTCTTTCGGGCCAGAGCAATGAGTTCATTGCGCTTCGAGCCTTGAGGCACCTTGACATTATGCTCGTCAAGATATTCTTTCAGCTTCGAGTCAGACCAGGCGTTAAAAAGCTGATTACTCAGGGTCTCCTTGGCGGCCTTAGCTTCGGCGGATGCTGAAGCAGCAATGCTCTGAGACTGCAAGCTGATAACGCGCGAGTTGCGGCGAACAGATGCAATGAGCTTGTCACGGTAGGACGGCTGAGGCACCGGCCATCCACGCTCGTCGAGCCATTCCTTGAGATCCGAGTCAGACCACTCCTCATACAGCCAGTCTCCGGGGTAGGAAGCCGCTTCACCAATCTTGGTGGCGATCTTCTCATAGTTCTCACGCGCGGTCATGATCAGAAGGTCACGCCGGCGGGGCTGGGGGGAAGGAATGCCGTGGCGATCAAGGAATGCCTTCAACTGAGAGTCGGACCAACTATTTCGGTCAGCTTTCATTCAGGACAGGGATACGTGAGCAGCTTACGTGTCAAATATCCATTCTCTGGCATGGTGCAGCTCATGATTGATATTATCGGCAGCTTGTCCAAGGGGCTTCTGCACTCTGTTATCCCAGTTAATTTTGACCAGGTTCTCCAAGTCACGGCGGTCGGCAGGACTGGGGTGGGGGATATCTAAGTGAAGTGTGAGTGCATGAAGCTTATTAAAGAGGAGTGCCACATACTATGGTCCGAGAGCCATCGCTCAAGCTCAGTTTCATGCCATTTGTTGTAGACTGTTGATAGTGTTAGCTTGCGAAAGGAGATCTTAGTACCCAAGAAACCATACTAGCCTTGCTCCACCAGCTGGAAGCCACCACTACATCAGTGGAAGCGAGCAAGCAGATGAGGCCAGTGGCCAAATGCAACTTCATCGTGGGTTATGTTTGATAGAACGATAGTGCTTAGATGTTTGGCAAGAATGAAGTACGAATATGCCAGTGAAAAGAATTGTGAAGGAAGACGTTGAAGAGAGCCGCAAAAGCAAGAAAGGGTGGATGATTGCGCAGTGACGTAGTTGGGGAATTTGCCTTGGATTGAGCTGGAGTGCATGAATCATCAATTCTTTGGATATTCTGCCCAGATTTGGGACATGTCTAAGGTTGTTTCTTTACATGATTATTATATTATCACTTCTCATCTACAAAGTGCTTCTGCTCTACACATCTTGGTCTCTGGGAATTGCCCAACACCGTTTAGCGTGCTCATGCATCCCCTTACCGCACGCACCATTAAAAGCCTTACTTCTCTCCCATTTTGACTCGCCTCGGTGATTTGCAATTAGTGAGTTGCTTACCATTGATCCCGTATCTCTAGAGCTCTGCTCGCATCCACATACTATGCACCTAGATGTGGATCTGCGGGTGCATCCAACAGATCTCCAGTAGCATTATccaggagagagagagatttCATCTGTGCTCACCGATTAAATCAAAAGCGATGAACTGGCTGTCAAGAGAGAACTCGAAATCGAGCCCCTCTATCGGATGGCATTGGAATGTTTTCTCCAAGGAGCCAGTCGTGGTGTTCCAAAGCTTGAGCATTTTACCCCTTGGGGAAGTTGCCAGAAGGTGAAAAGAATGGAGGACCCGAATTTGATCTTATTGCCCATCCAGAGTTTGTTCCAGGAAGAAAGAGCCTGTCCTGGTGTCTGCATCCCAGAGCTGGATAGTGCCCCCCGAAAGGGAGGCTGGAATGCGGCTATAGGGGAGAATAGATCACCTCACAAGTCTCACACGGCTCGTCTGCAGACTTTAAGCCTTGTTAGGTCGGAATAGGCTCAATTGTGGACTTGGCTATTCTCCACGGTTTGGTCTCTTTGTCGACTGAAGTAGAAACGAGAACTTTGCCGCTGAGTGCTAACGCACCATCCGATCGAGGAGAAGCTCCCAATGGTTGCTCTGAAGAAAGACTGATAATCTGGCACCACATTGCAGCTTTTCCATCATCCGTATCGCTGTTAGTGGAAAAGGTCATTGACCTTACCCCGCTTGAATGGCCCTCGTAACACCGTTCGGGTTTTGGTATACCTGGGCCAAAATGCCAAAATTTGACTGTTCCGCCGATGCAGGGACGAGGAATTGACTGCCAGGGGAGAAAGCCATAGAGAACACGCTATCAGTGTGTACGAATTTTTAGTATAATGTTCTCCGTGCTCATGTTCTTGTCCGTAGTAGGTCGTGGGTGTAGTTGCAACCTTAGAAGACCATTGGCACTAATCCTAACTAGGAATAGCGCGAAGCATCAAGGCATCAAAGCATCAGCCTTggaaggaagagaggggTGCCCAACGAGGTACTCGAGTTTATGATCTTTTGGGAATTACTTCTCATTGTCTTTGAAATAAACAAATTCCCTTCCATCTCGTCAAGGTTGAG
It contains:
- a CDS encoding Meiotic sister chromatid recombination protein Ish1/Msc1, putative, producing the protein MKLHLATGLICLLASTDVVVASSWWSKAIYNKWHETELERWLSDHNIPHPSPADRRDLENLVKINWDNRVQKPLGQAADNINHELHHAREWIFDTWSDSQLKAFLDRHGIPSPQPRRRDLLIMTARENYEKIATKIGEAASYPGDWLYEEWSDSDLKEWLDERGWPVPQPSYRDKLIASVRRNSRVISLQSQSIAASASAEAKAAKETLSNQLFNAWSDSKLKEYLDEHNVKVPQGSKRNELIALARKNRHYLSGQVSSASSAVEGAFGAATTKAGNEYASATDYAKLKIEDAFETALNGWSESRLKAFLDARNIPVPQNGKRDELVAKVRASAHKAAGGWNLYNFDTWDKEHLVKYLSSVNHKAAQQADASREELIKSAQDSYAKASMAGGAQYASATAALAQATETAKDATFDQWSQSELKRYLDNYGIPTYQGSSINELRAAARRNAQYFKYGTTSPQATIYAKIMDTLQWAVDQLKIGAASGRAQGTEAAEKVQKKVSEHTERLREEL